From one Anopheles cruzii chromosome 3, idAnoCruzAS_RS32_06, whole genome shotgun sequence genomic stretch:
- the LOC128275082 gene encoding serine/threonine-protein phosphatase 6 catalytic subunit isoform X1 — protein MASELDHWIEIAKECKYLPENDLKKLCDIVCELLMEESNVQPVSTPVTVCGDIHGQFYDLEELFRTGGPVPDTSYIFMGDFVDRGYYSLETLTRLLTLQARYPDKITLLRGNHESRQITKVYGFYDECYTKYGNASPWKYCCRVFDLLTIAALIDESVLCVHGGLSPEIKTLDQIRTINRDQEIPHKGAFCDLVWSDPDDIDTWAESPRGAGWLFGIEVTVDFMHINELNLICRAHQLVHEGINYQFNQKLVTVWSAPNYCYRCGNVASILSLNGTDEPVVKIFKAVPNEQRVIPSQRITPYFL, from the exons ATGGCCTCCGAGCTGGACCATTGGATCGAGATTGCGAAAGAGTGCAAATATCTGCCAGAGAATGATCTCAAAAAGTTGTGCGACATCGTGTGCGAGCTACTGATGGAGGAATCGAACGTACAACCCGTCAGCACGCCCGTGACGGTGTGCGGCGATATTCACGGACAG TTCTACGATCTAGAGGAACTGTTCCGCACCGGTGGTCCGGTGCCGGACACGAGCTACATCTTTATGGGCGACTTTGTCGATCGTGGGTACTACAGTCTGGAAACGCTCACACGGTTACTCA CTTTGCAGGCACGGTATCCGGACAAAATCACGCTCCTCCGAGGGAACCATGAATCGCGCCAGATCACCAAAGTATACGGGTTTTACGACGAGTGTTACACAAAGTACGGCAACGCTAGTCCGTGGAAGTATTGCTGCCGAGTATTTGACCTGCTCACGATTGCCGCG CTAATCGATGAgagtgtgctgtgtgtgcacGGTGGCCTCAGCCCGGAGATTAAAACGCTCGATCAAATCCGCACCATTAACCGTGACCAAGAGATACCGCACAAGGGTGCGTTCTGTGATCTGGTGTGGTCCGATCCGGACGATATTGACACGTGGGCCGAAAGTCCTCGAGGCGCTGGTTGGCTATTTGGTATTGAAGTAACGGTGGACTTTATGCATATCAATGAGCTGAACCTAATTTGCCGGGCGCATCAGCTCGTGCACGAAGGCATCAACTATCAGTTTAATCAGAAGCTGGTGACGGTCTGGTCAGCGCCGAACTACTGTTACCGCTGTGGCAACGTGGCCTCAATACTGTCCCTAAACGGCACGGACGAGCCGGTGGTTAAAATCTTCAAAGCTGTCCCGAATGAGCAACGAGTCATACCGAGCCAACGCATCACTCCCTACTTCCTGTAG
- the LOC128275082 gene encoding serine/threonine-protein phosphatase 6 catalytic subunit isoform X2, whose protein sequence is MASELDHWIEIAKECKYLPENDLKKLCDIVCELLMEESNVQPVSTPVTVCGDIHGQFYDLEELFRTGGPVPDTSYIFMGDFVDRGYYSLETLTRLLTLKARYPDKITLLRGNHESRQITKVYGFYDECYTKYGNASPWKYCCRVFDLLTIAALIDESVLCVHGGLSPEIKTLDQIRTINRDQEIPHKGAFCDLVWSDPDDIDTWAESPRGAGWLFGIEVTVDFMHINELNLICRAHQLVHEGINYQFNQKLVTVWSAPNYCYRCGNVASILSLNGTDEPVVKIFKAVPNEQRVIPSQRITPYFL, encoded by the exons ATGGCCTCCGAGCTGGACCATTGGATCGAGATTGCGAAAGAGTGCAAATATCTGCCAGAGAATGATCTCAAAAAGTTGTGCGACATCGTGTGCGAGCTACTGATGGAGGAATCGAACGTACAACCCGTCAGCACGCCCGTGACGGTGTGCGGCGATATTCACGGACAG TTCTACGATCTAGAGGAACTGTTCCGCACCGGTGGTCCGGTGCCGGACACGAGCTACATCTTTATGGGCGACTTTGTCGATCGTGGGTACTACAGTCTGGAAACGCTCACACGGTTACTCACTTTGAAG GCACGGTATCCGGACAAAATCACGCTCCTCCGAGGGAACCATGAATCGCGCCAGATCACCAAAGTATACGGGTTTTACGACGAGTGTTACACAAAGTACGGCAACGCTAGTCCGTGGAAGTATTGCTGCCGAGTATTTGACCTGCTCACGATTGCCGCG CTAATCGATGAgagtgtgctgtgtgtgcacGGTGGCCTCAGCCCGGAGATTAAAACGCTCGATCAAATCCGCACCATTAACCGTGACCAAGAGATACCGCACAAGGGTGCGTTCTGTGATCTGGTGTGGTCCGATCCGGACGATATTGACACGTGGGCCGAAAGTCCTCGAGGCGCTGGTTGGCTATTTGGTATTGAAGTAACGGTGGACTTTATGCATATCAATGAGCTGAACCTAATTTGCCGGGCGCATCAGCTCGTGCACGAAGGCATCAACTATCAGTTTAATCAGAAGCTGGTGACGGTCTGGTCAGCGCCGAACTACTGTTACCGCTGTGGCAACGTGGCCTCAATACTGTCCCTAAACGGCACGGACGAGCCGGTGGTTAAAATCTTCAAAGCTGTCCCGAATGAGCAACGAGTCATACCGAGCCAACGCATCACTCCCTACTTCCTGTAG